The Magnolia sinica isolate HGM2019 chromosome 10, MsV1, whole genome shotgun sequence genome includes a window with the following:
- the LOC131257418 gene encoding uncharacterized protein LOC131257418 isoform X2, translating to MFLLTHRRKNGMPVDEASTRAMEQLNERTSQQPEASHNSTARKDIFSEVMGDERHGRVHTYEFGPSPSDIWGTTSHSVQSQGMTSNAQKIDEQYEELHAEISSLRETMADRDAQISSLRETMADRDVQISSLRETMTTLMAAITNPSINLSTLLGVSANPNLNQPSSSSSHLVPTPQRDLANKGNSTSCTNVTQVLLKSIVRPGDTVAKGIILSTDPLTKVGGQKLGVGFWEVSIQVAMVRDEDLIRTHGRYKTIGDAIGTSIAWPTTLCMVADKNG from the exons ATGTTCTTGTTGACACATAGACGCAAGAATGGGATGCCTGTGGATGAGGCCTCAACAAGAGcaatg GAACAATTAAATGAACGAACTTCGCAGCAGCCAGAGGCTTCACATAACAGCACTGCGAGGAAAGATATATTCTCAGAAGTCATGGGTGACGAACGACATGGCCGTGTCCACACTTACGAGTTCGGTCCCTCTCCTTCTGATATTTGGGGCACAACATCCCACAGTGTCCAGTCCCAAGGGATGACCTCCAATGCTCAGAAGATAGATGAACAATATGAGGAATTGCATGCTGAAATATCTTCCCTAAGAGAAACTATGGCTGATAGAGATGCTCAAATATCTTCACTAAGAGAAACTATGGCTGATAGAGATGTTCAAATATCTTCACTAAGAGAAACTATGACAACATTGATGGCTGCTATAACGAATCCAAGCATTAATCTATCTACATTATTAGGTGTTTCAGCTAATCCCAACTTAAaccaaccctcctcatcatcaagccACTTGGTTCCAACCCCTCAG AGAGACTTGGCGAATAAGGGGAATTCTACGAGTTGCACTAATGTGACTCAAGTTCTTCTTAAGAGTATTGTAAGGCCTGGGGATACTGTAGCTAAAGGAATCATTTTGAGCACGGATCCATTGACAAAAGTAGGGGGGCAAAAACTTGGAGTTGGTTTCTGGGAAGTATCTATTCAAGTGGCAATGGTACGTGATGAGGATTTGATAAGGACCCATGGACGATATAAAACAATTGGGGATGCAATTGGAACGAGTATTGCTTGGCCCACTACTTTATGTAtg gTTGCAGACAAAAATGGATGA
- the LOC131257418 gene encoding uncharacterized protein LOC131257418 isoform X1, with the protein MFLLTHRRKNGMPVDEASTRAMEQLNERTSQQPEASHNSTARKDIFSEVMGDERHGRVHTYEFGPSPSDIWGTTSHSVQSQGMTSNAQKIDEQYEELHAEISSLRETMADRDAQISSLRETMADRDVQISSLRETMTTLMAAITNPSINLSTLLGVSANPNLNQPSSSSSHLVPTPQRDLANKGNSTSCTNVTQVLLKSIVRPGDTVAKGIILSTDPLTKVGGQKLGVGFWEVSIQVAMVRDEDLIRTHGRYKTIGDAIGTSIAWPTTLCCRQKWMITT; encoded by the exons ATGTTCTTGTTGACACATAGACGCAAGAATGGGATGCCTGTGGATGAGGCCTCAACAAGAGcaatg GAACAATTAAATGAACGAACTTCGCAGCAGCCAGAGGCTTCACATAACAGCACTGCGAGGAAAGATATATTCTCAGAAGTCATGGGTGACGAACGACATGGCCGTGTCCACACTTACGAGTTCGGTCCCTCTCCTTCTGATATTTGGGGCACAACATCCCACAGTGTCCAGTCCCAAGGGATGACCTCCAATGCTCAGAAGATAGATGAACAATATGAGGAATTGCATGCTGAAATATCTTCCCTAAGAGAAACTATGGCTGATAGAGATGCTCAAATATCTTCACTAAGAGAAACTATGGCTGATAGAGATGTTCAAATATCTTCACTAAGAGAAACTATGACAACATTGATGGCTGCTATAACGAATCCAAGCATTAATCTATCTACATTATTAGGTGTTTCAGCTAATCCCAACTTAAaccaaccctcctcatcatcaagccACTTGGTTCCAACCCCTCAG AGAGACTTGGCGAATAAGGGGAATTCTACGAGTTGCACTAATGTGACTCAAGTTCTTCTTAAGAGTATTGTAAGGCCTGGGGATACTGTAGCTAAAGGAATCATTTTGAGCACGGATCCATTGACAAAAGTAGGGGGGCAAAAACTTGGAGTTGGTTTCTGGGAAGTATCTATTCAAGTGGCAATGGTACGTGATGAGGATTTGATAAGGACCCATGGACGATATAAAACAATTGGGGATGCAATTGGAACGAGTATTGCTTGGCCCACTACTTTAT gTTGCAGACAAAAATGGATGATAACTACATGA
- the LOC131257419 gene encoding uncharacterized protein LOC131257419, with product MLVCSYRRSHVLVSLKLQILFSIVDAPASHGFLKVKALLSLLMPMETYVYERNKDCIGDSSFQYHPIPSNPTGQTGPKVLDASCICLTSNEIHFKNIRFKSSTNRGLVL from the exons ATGCTCGTTTGTTcctatagaagatctcatgtgCTTGTTAGCCTAAAGCTGCAAATATTATTTTCCATAGTCGATGCACCAGCATCGCATGGGTTCCTGAAAGTGAAGGCACTTTTGTCGTTGCTCATGCCGATGGAAACTTATGTGTATGAAAGA AACAAGGATTGCATTGGCGATTCTTCA ttccaataccatccaatcccttccaatccgaccggccaaacgggccctaag GTTTTGGATGCTTCTTGTATATGCCTAACTAGCaatgaaatccacttcaagaaTATCAG GTTCAAGTCTTCAACAAATAGAGGCCTAGTTCTGTAG